From Scleropages formosus chromosome 1, fSclFor1.1, whole genome shotgun sequence, a single genomic window includes:
- the tfe3a gene encoding transcription factor E3a, with amino-acid sequence MSAVSSAQKKDDKGILVLSSTADVREPRPDQVASPGQRGAREQPQTVFVIVDSTADAVNLLSVEPVLPESGIVADIDVENILSDTDTFYQLKSQPITLSPSVTPATPFALSAPAMTSRVLLRQQLMREQARDQERREAQQQASTAQLRPTDSSPAISVSVPPSAVRPAAAQVPVEVLRVQSHLENPTKYHIQQAQRQQVKQYLSTTHGTKVANQTLGVTPSPQSASAPELAPAAGSTPSSPMALLNLGSNKEEIDVIDDIISMESSFNDDIMTFIDSGLQPSTLPVSGNVLDVYSTTGMAAPSVTVSSSCPADLTNVKKELTESEAKALMKERQKKDNHNLIERRRRFNINDRIKELGELIPKSSDPEMRWNKGTILKASVDYIRKLQKEQQKAKEMEMRQKKLEHANRSLLLRVQELETQARLHGLCTAASTTSAPESDRLSQQQQQQQQQQQQQQHQLAGQSLGSGSSDVLAHSLLNMAGPGIGGGPVSVHATSPSFLSLATSASPVGVPISSPLDLGSLTFAELDNPTSNTFDPSLMSDMGLGDILMDDGCALSPVGGADPLLSSVSPGASKASSRRSSVSMEEDL; translated from the exons ATGTCCGCTGTTTCCTCCGCACAGAAAAAGGACGACAAGGGAATACTAGTGCTGTCGTCGACAGCAGACGTGCGCGAGCCCCGTCCTGACCAGGTGGCGTCACCTGGACAACGGGGTGCGCGCGAGCAGCCGCAGACGGTGTTCGTCATCGTGGACTCGACCGCGGACGCGGTGAACCtgctcag CGTGGAGCCTGTTCTGCCCGAGTCGGGTATAGTTGCCGATATTGACGTGGAGAACATCCTCTCTGACACGGACACGTTCTACCAACTCAAGAGCCAGCCCATCACCCTCAG CCCTTCCGTGACCCCTGCCACCCCGTTCGCCCTGTCTGCCCCAGCCATGACGTCACGTGTGCTGCTGCGGCAGCAGCTGATGCGGGAGCAGGCCCGGGACCAGGAGAGGCGTGAGGCTCAGCAGCAGGCTTCTACGGCTCAGCTGCGGCCAACTGACTCCTCTCCTGCCATCTCCGTGTCCGTACCTCCTTCCGCTGTCCGTCCAGCTGCAGCGCAGGTGCCGGTGGAGGTGCTAAGG GTGCAGAGCCATCTCGAGAATCCCACGAAGTACCACATCCAGCAGGCGCAAAGGCAACAGGTGAAGCAGTACCTCTCTACGACCCACGGGACAAAGGTGGCCAATCAGACGCTCGGGGTCACCCCTTCGCCGCAGTCTGCATCAGCCCCAGAACTGGCTCCTGCGGCCGGCAGCACCCCCAGCAGCCCCATGGCTCTGCTCAACCTGGGCTCCAACAAAGAGGAA ATTGATGTCATTGATGATATCATCAGCATGGAATCAAGTTTCAATGATGACATCATGACTTTTATTGACTCGGGCCTACAGCCCAGCACG CTGCCGGTGTCGGGTAACGTTCTGGATGTGTACAGCACCACGGGGATGGCGGCTCCCTCCGTCACCGTCAGCAGCTCCTGCCCAGCGGACCTGACCAACGTCAAGAAGGAGCTGACTG AGTCAGAAGCCAAGGCACTGATGAAGGAGCGACAGAAGAAGGACAACCACAACCTGA tcgagaggaggaggaggtttAACATCAATGACCGCATCAAGGAGCTAGGAGAGCTCATTCCGAAGTCCAGTGACCC ggagatgcGTTGGAACAAGGGCACCATCCTGAAGGCATCGGTGGACTACATTCGCAAGTTGcagaaggagcagcagaaggCCAAGGAGATGGAGATGCGCCAGAAGAAGCTGGAACATGCCAATCGCAGTCTGCTGCTCCGTGTCCAG GAACTGGAGACGCAGGCTCGGCTCCATGGCCTCTGCACCGCTGCCTCCACCACGTCAGCCCCTGAGTCAGATCGCCtctcgcagcagcagcagcagcagcagcagcagcagcagcagcagcagcatcagttGGCTGGCCAGTCCCTCGGGTCAGGTTCTTCTGATGTCCTCGCCCACAGCCTGCTCAACATGGCTGGGCCAGGGATAGGAGGAGGCCCGGTTTCTGTTCACGCCACCTCCCCTTCGTTCCTGTCTCTGGCCACTTCCGCTTCCCCAGTGGGTGTGCCCATAAGCAGCCCTCTTGACCTGGGTTCTTTGACCTTTGCTGAGCTGGACAACCCCACCTCTAATACTTTTGACCCCTCCTTGATGTCAGACATGGGTCTGGGGGATATCCTAATGGATGACGGGTGTGCCCTTTCCCCCGTAGGGGGCGCTGACCCCCTTCTGTCCTCCGTGTCCCCTGGTGCCTCCAAGGCCAGCAGCCGCCGGAGCAGCGTCAGCATGGAAGAGGATTTGTGA